The following coding sequences lie in one Candidatus Dormiibacterota bacterium genomic window:
- the gatC gene encoding Asp-tRNA(Asn)/Glu-tRNA(Gln) amidotransferase subunit GatC, with the protein MSKITPEEVQRVAALAQIGLKDEEIEPLSRELGKIVGFVEQLQKADTKGVPPTNQVTGLTDVWREDVVKQSPKREDMLANAPQQEKGYFKVKRVLE; encoded by the coding sequence ATGTCAAAAATTACACCCGAAGAAGTCCAGCGAGTCGCCGCTCTGGCTCAAATAGGTTTAAAAGATGAGGAGATAGAGCCGCTCAGCCGCGAGCTAGGTAAAATCGTGGGCTTTGTGGAGCAGCTGCAAAAGGCAGATACTAAGGGCGTTCCGCCGACCAACCAAGTAACCGGCCTCACCGATGTCTGGCGGGAAGATGTGGTAAAGCAGAGTCCGAAGCGTGAAGACATGCTGGCCAATGCGCCACAACAAGAAAAGGGCTACTTTAAAGTCAAACGGGTGCTGGAGTGA